CCGGACAGCGGGAGCTAACTGCGGAGCCTGGGCTTCCGTAGTGTCATCAGACGAGTGACGCCACCGACCCTGGTCGCGGTGGTGTTCAGCAGCACCCTACAGGCAGGATGACATCACCGTCGGAACCCGCGCGGACGTGTGCGTGCTAGGTGAATTAGCTAAGAGCTGGGGGAAGAGTGCGGAGAGGGAGCGACTAGCGGCTGAAACCCCGGAGAGGcgggggacagagggagggtcCCCGGAGCCCCGCCCCCTCGGTAACCGCCGTGAGCTGGCCAATCCGGGCAGGCCGTGGTGACGCGCAGCCTATCAGCAGCCCGGTCTCTCGTGGAGGTTCCGCGTTAGCCTTGGCCCtcaaggcaggggaggggggcgagGGGCTCAGCCGCCCACCGCAGCTCTGGTCCCCGCCGCCTGCCTCCGGGGGTCTGGCAGGTCCCGGCTTGCCACCTCCCCGGAGACTTGATGGCCTCGGAAGGCCTGGCGGGGGCGCTGGCCACCGTGCTGGGGGGCAAGGGGTTGCTGGTGCAGAGCTGTGACTCGGAGCCGCCTGGCAAGCCGCTGTCGCCCGTGCGGCTGCGGAAGAATGTCTGCTACGTGGTGCTGGCCGTGTTCCTCAACGAGCAGGTGAGCGTCCGGCCGCCGCCGGCCTTCAGCTGGTCTCGGGAGCGCGCCGCCAGCCCTGGTGGGAACAGGCGAGCCAACGGCCGCTGCCTGTGCGGGGCGCTTCCCAGTGTTGCAAAGCACTCTGACACTAGCCGCTGAGCGGAGATCGTCCTTGTAGACTGTAATACCGAGGGAGAAGCCGAGGCCCCGGGGCGGTTTGTCTCATCCACTAGACCTCGCCTCCACTAGGAGAGGCCTGTAGTATACCTCCTTCCTTACCAGGTGCCTGGCGTCCTGGCGGGTTTCCTAGACCCTCCCGGCTCCACGGATAGTAACGGGGAGCTTACAGGCAGGCATCTGACCCCCTGGGAGTTCTTTTTAGTGATCATCTCTGTACAAGTCAACGTAGAAACATCCTGGCCGATGGTAGGGGTAGGTGGTAAGGGGGTGGAGCTGAGTTTCAAAGCTTAGACCCTAGAGTAGGGACCCACACAAGCTGTAAGTCCTATGAGGAAGGACTTAGAGTGGCGTAGACAGGAGTCAGTATTGGAGTGGTGACAACCTTCAGGATAGGGCCTCCTTGGAGCAACGCCCCCGGACCTCAGCCCTTCCCTACAACAGAGATCCCTCTGAATCCAAAGTTGAGCCACAGCAGAGAGGAGGTGGCCACCCACACCAGGGTCTGGCTCCCGAGGACCCAGCAGCTTGAGGATGTCTACCAAGAAGGGCGCTTTGGGCCACCATCCAGCTAGGGGGCTGCTTTTCGGAAGCCCCACCACTGACTGGGTAGGAGTGAAGATTGCTTTGTTTCCCCTGGCAGGACGAGGTGCTGATGATCCAGGAAGCCAAGAGAGAGTGCCGGGGAACCTGGTACCTCCCTGCAGGGAGAATGGAAGCCGGGGAGACCATTGTGGAGGCGATGCAGcgggaggtgaaggaggaggctGGGCTGCTCTGTGAACCAGTGACACTGCTGTCTGTGGAGGAGAGGGGTGCCTCCTGGATCCGTTTTGTATTCCTTGCTCGACCCACAGGTACAGCCCACCTGGTGGCATTGGAGCACTTCCTCGGTTTGTTCTCCTGAGCCAGCCATACTGTGGCTTCTGCAAATTGCCATTGACCTATTACAGTCTCagagcttgggggtggggtggggggtcttCCCCCTGGAATGCTTGGGTGGCCATGTACTCTCTCGGACTCAACACTTTTCATATTGGCggaccctctcctctccctccaaaTCTACCCTAGGTGGAGTTCTCAAGACTTCCAAGGATGCAGATGCTGAGTCCCTACAGGCTGGCTGGTACCCACGGGTCTCTCTGCCCGCTCCGCTTAGAGCCTATGATGTTCTGCACTTGGTGGAGCTGGGTGCCAAATTCTGCCAACAAGCCATGCACCCTCTCATTCTGCCTCAAGAGCTTCCCTGCAGTGTCGTCTGCCAGCGGCTGGTGGCCACCTTCACAACGGTCCAGTCAGTCTGGGTGTTGGTGGGCTCAGTGGGGACACCTCACTTGCCCATCACTGCCTGTGGCTTCACCCCTATGGAGCAAAGGGGGGGCATCAAGGTGGCCACCCTGCGGCTGCTACAGGAGTGTCTGACGATGCACAATTTGGCAGTGGAGACCAAGGGGTTGCTTGGACTGCAGCATCTGGGCAGAGACCACATGGATGGTATCTGCCTGAATGTGCTAGTGACGGTGGCTTTTCGGAACCCAGGAATCCAAGATGAGCCCCCAAAGATTCGGGGCGAGAACTACTTTTGGTGGAAGGTGTTAGAGGAAGACTTACAAAAACAGCTTCTGCACAGACTCCAGGAATCTTCGGTTGTCCCCCTGAGCAGATAGAGAGGCGCCACTCGTGACAGAAGCTGAGGAGCCACACCCTCCCTCTGTGGGCAGGAAAGAGGTGGCACTCTGAGATCTCATTGTACTGTGTGCAGGGACCCCACACTGAGCCCAAAGGGAGAgtgccttgaatcccagtactcaaaGGTTTCCGTCGTTCTCAGGGTACACAGTGCTTCTCTTAAGATGGTGAGAAGCTTTTTGAACCCCAAATGGCATCATCTTATTTCCTTGTCCACTTTGGTAAAAAAAGCCGCATGTTAATTCATCCAAGCCCTTAGGAATGTAGAGAGGGATGGGACATGGGGGACTCGTCCCTCAGGGCAGAGTCCTCATTGCTGAGTAAAAAAGATGTTGCTTAACTTGCCTTCTTGCCTAAATGTCTGTGTGGGGAAGACGTGGGGCCACTGTCTCGCCCACAGCCACCCAGGTCTTTCCTCATGATGTACACACTGATGTGATGCAGGGGTGGAGGGCTTCTAGGGTAGGCAGGGCTGTTCACTGAAGCCTCAACCCACCCTGGCTCTCTTGAGCTTTTCTGTCCTGCTGGGGTGGGTGTGGGACTTTGAAGTGACCGCACCCCTAATAAAAACACAGCTCAGACCTGTCCAGGTGTTGGAAGAGTTTGGGCTGGTGAAATAGCAtgtggagcaggagctgagaatGACATGTTGGCCTCTCAGCCcaagtttctttctctttgagcTTCTGGGCTCTGAGCTGTATCCATGTGCTCTCGGGTCCTggcttttttaagttttgtttttgtttgtttgtttgtttgttttggcttttcgagacagggtttctctgtgtagccttggctgttctggaactcactttgtagacccggatggcctcgaactcagagagagagtcatctgcctccgcctcctgagtgctgggatttaaaagtATGTGCAACCATCATCTGGTGACTTTTAAGTTTTGTTCAAAAGCTTTCCTCAgttcatgcagcccaggctagcctcaagaaCTCTTATAATGTAGCTggtgatgaccttgaatttttgatcctcctacttctgcaGAACTccagcactttgccaactgagttacattcccAAGCCATAACAGGATTTTGTTCTCTTGAGATAGAATCCACCcatctagaccaggctagcctcacgtTTGTtgcaatcttcttgcctctgatTCTTGAGTCCTGGGAATACAGATGTGCTTCAGCACGCCAGTGCCAagcattattttgttgttgttgttgttattattattattgttattattatatttgatgaaaactttggggctggagagatggttcagctcagcagttaagagcacgtactgctgctctcttgcagaggccctgagttcaattcccagttctTACACTGAATGGCTCAtgaccacctataactccagctccgggccatccaacaccctctctggcctttgTGGACACTGCAACTCAATGTGCATATACCTCTCCACAGATACacgtaataaaaaataaaaattttaaataaaaccccAAAGCAACGGAAGCAAAGGAAATGTGTGTTGCTAATcatcagagatccacccgcctctgcctctgttgggatcaaaggtgtgcaccatcactgcccagctggtagcgcatgcctttaaccccaacattcaggaggatctcgatgagttcaaggccagcctggtctatatagcaacttccagatcagccaggactacttagagagaccttgtctcaaaaaaacaagaaaaatgatagtcttttctattttttcatttctgtaatgCTGTGGGTTGAACCTaaggtctcacacatgctagttAAGCAGGCTACCTAATGGTCCCGACTAGaagcaaaaagcaaaaccctTTTATTCAGTCCACGACTCCTCCAGTttctacacagagagagaagggcagtGACCTTCACTCCCACTACTGAGCCTGGTAATTTTCAACCCTGGGTACACATCACCATCACCCAGAAAGCTCTCAGACAATTCCGTCCACCCACTGTACTGACTAAGCTGCTGAAGCCAGTTGGGCGCTGGCATTTTTATCTGTGTCTGGGAGCACATGCGTGCCCATGTGCGGAAGCCAGTGGAGGATGCTGGGAGTCCTGCTCTATCGATTTCCACCTCACTCCCTCGAGAcaggggtctctcactgaacccggagcgaGGCCCCGTGAGCCCCCTGTCTTCTTCACCCACAGTGCCGGGGCTTCCGATGTGTGTGCAGCCCTACCTCACTTTTCCACCTGGGTGCCGGGAACTCAGATTCATGTCTTTGCTTCTCTCCcgcactgagccttctccccagcctggcACTGGTACCTCAAAAAGACACCCaccacagtggctctcaaccttcctcatgctgcgaccctttaatacacttcctcctgctctggtgaccccaaccataaaattattttcattgctacttcatagctgtaattttgctattgttatgaatcatcatgtaaacacctgttttctgatggtcttaggtgacctctgtgaaagggtcgttcaatctccaaaggggtcttgacccacaagGTAAGAACCACTTGCCTAGATTTACTCTCAAAAGAGTATTTTaaggtttctttttaattaatgtgtgtatgtctctatgtgtgagtatgtgcccacgagtgcaggtgccctcCAAGTCTCGAgacatcagagcccctggagctggagtcagaggCTGTTGAAAGCTGCCTAACGTTGGTGCCAGGAACCAAATTTCAGTCCTCTGTGAGAGCTGTGCATGCTCTTAGCTATTAACCCACCCCTCCAGGTGATTTTACGAGGCTCCACTGGAGCCCTGCGGAAGATCCTGCTTCTCTAGTCTGATCGCCTGACCTGGCACTCTTGATGACTCAGAACACCCATtcccagaccttttttttttttttttttttttctttccttaaagctGGGAGTTGGACAtcatggtacacacctgtaactccagcactcaagaggatgCGGCCACAGGATTGCTAtccagttcaaagccaggctgagcgcatgaccctttctcaaaaaagtcCAACCTACCAAACTAACATAAAAAACAGTGttaaggattgaacccaagggCCTTAGGCATGCTAAAAAAgcactttttgttgttgagacagggtttctctgtgtagccctgactgtcctggaactcgccctgaagaccaggctggcctcagagatctgcctgcctctgcctcccaagtgctgggatcaaaggtgttcgtcaccaccactgccgggctaaATAAGCACTCTTATCTCTGCACCATCCCTTCAGATCCCCTCTCTAAACCACGTTTTCATCAGTCCCAATGTGACTGACATGGTCATAcagcacacagtcacacacaagaTGAGGCTTGCACAAGCAAGCCCTACCACAGCCAGATGACTCTTGCTGGAAGGCTCAGACGGAGGTGAACCGAATTGAAACAACGTTGCTCAGCCAAGAGTCACTTCCGGGCTGGTCCTGGGGAGTATCAAATTTGGGATGTCAGAACTCACTACCTatcacctctctctcctccagtgCTGGAAAAGGAACTGAGTG
The nucleotide sequence above comes from Peromyscus maniculatus bairdii isolate BWxNUB_F1_BW_parent chromosome 9, HU_Pman_BW_mat_3.1, whole genome shotgun sequence. Encoded proteins:
- the Nudt18 gene encoding 8-oxo-dGDP phosphatase NUDT18 isoform X2, with amino-acid sequence MIQEAKRECRGTWYLPAGRMEAGETIVEAMQREVKEEAGLLCEPVTLLSVEERGASWIRFVFLARPTGGVLKTSKDADAESLQAGWYPRVSLPAPLRAYDVLHLVELGAKFCQQAMHPLILPQELPCSVVCQRLVATFTTVQSVWVLVGSVGTPHLPITACGFTPMEQRGGIKVATLRLLQECLTMHNLAVETKGLLGLQHLGRDHMDGICLNVLVTVAFRNPGIQDEPPKIRGENYFWWKVLEEDLQKQLLHRLQESSVVPLSR
- the Nudt18 gene encoding 8-oxo-dGDP phosphatase NUDT18 isoform X1, whose translation is MASEGLAGALATVLGGKGLLVQSCDSEPPGKPLSPVRLRKNVCYVVLAVFLNEQDEVLMIQEAKRECRGTWYLPAGRMEAGETIVEAMQREVKEEAGLLCEPVTLLSVEERGASWIRFVFLARPTGGVLKTSKDADAESLQAGWYPRVSLPAPLRAYDVLHLVELGAKFCQQAMHPLILPQELPCSVVCQRLVATFTTVQSVWVLVGSVGTPHLPITACGFTPMEQRGGIKVATLRLLQECLTMHNLAVETKGLLGLQHLGRDHMDGICLNVLVTVAFRNPGIQDEPPKIRGENYFWWKVLEEDLQKQLLHRLQESSVVPLSR